One genomic region from Paroceanicella profunda encodes:
- a CDS encoding ABC transporter ATP-binding protein: MLDAGETGAPLVRVQGLSKHFPIHAGLIRRQIGVISAVDRLTFDIYRGETLGLVGESGCGKSTAGRTILRLYEATEGAILFDGTDIAGLSGEQLRRMRPRMQMIFQDPQACLNPRMTVGQIIAEPLDEHGRMSRADKRARVEELLDQVGMNKGFANRYPHEFSGGQRQRIGIARALALDPDFIVCDEPIAALDVSIQAQVVNLLEDLQDRLGLTYLFISHDLSMVRHIADRVAVMYLGKMAELAPRDALYSEPLHPYTKALLSAVPVANPRIEATRKRTILKGDVPSPANPPRGCRFCTRCPVAVDKCQWDVPEWREARPGHFVACHLAE; encoded by the coding sequence ATGCTTGATGCAGGCGAAACCGGCGCGCCGCTGGTGCGCGTGCAGGGGCTGTCGAAGCACTTTCCCATCCATGCCGGGCTGATCCGGCGGCAGATCGGGGTGATTTCGGCGGTCGACCGGCTCACCTTCGACATCTACCGCGGCGAGACGCTGGGGCTGGTGGGCGAGAGCGGCTGCGGCAAGTCCACCGCCGGGCGCACCATCCTGCGGCTCTACGAGGCCACCGAGGGCGCCATCCTCTTCGACGGCACCGACATCGCCGGCCTGTCCGGCGAGCAGCTGCGCCGCATGCGCCCGCGCATGCAGATGATCTTCCAGGACCCGCAGGCCTGCCTGAACCCGCGCATGACCGTGGGCCAGATCATCGCCGAGCCGCTGGACGAGCACGGCCGCATGAGCCGCGCCGACAAGCGCGCCCGGGTGGAGGAGCTGCTGGACCAGGTGGGCATGAACAAGGGCTTCGCCAACCGCTACCCGCATGAATTCTCCGGCGGCCAGCGCCAGCGCATCGGCATCGCCCGCGCCCTGGCGCTCGACCCGGATTTCATCGTCTGCGACGAGCCGATCGCGGCGCTGGACGTCTCGATCCAGGCGCAGGTGGTGAACCTGCTGGAGGACCTGCAGGACCGGCTCGGCCTCACCTATCTCTTCATCAGCCACGATCTCTCCATGGTGCGCCACATCGCGGACCGGGTGGCGGTGATGTACCTGGGCAAGATGGCCGAACTGGCCCCGCGCGACGCGCTCTACTCCGAGCCGCTGCACCCCTACACCAAGGCCCTGCTCTCCGCGGTTCCGGTGGCGAACCCGAGGATCGAGGCCACGCGCAAGCGCACCATCCTCAAGGGCGACGTGCCGAGCCCGGCGAACCCGCCGCGCGGCTGCCGGTTCTGCACGCGCTGCCCCGTCGCGGTCGACAAGTGCCAGTGGGACGTTCCCGAATGGCGCGAGGCCCGGCCGGGCCATTTCGTCGCCTGCCACCTCGCCGAGTGA
- a CDS encoding ABC transporter permease yields the protein MTDAAANSPVTALPPKQRSMWGDVWRSYRRHPGAMAGTAVFLLILLAVIFGPYIHTVDPGKLDIRAKNITMSAAHPMGTDNLGRDMLAQVLAGGRTSLAVGIAAMLLSIFVGALVGILSGFFRRLDGSLMRLTDLFLALPLLPLLLVIIMLFRDTLRALIGPESGIFLLIVFIIGITSWMNTARIVRGEVLTLKEREFVLAARSIGTRNYRILLRHILPNVLSPIMVSATLGIANAIITESALSFLGLGFPSDFPTWGRLLFDGANFMTLTPSRVIWPGLAISLTVLSVNFMGDGLRDALDPRSRGR from the coding sequence ATGACTGACGCCGCCGCGAATTCCCCCGTCACCGCCCTGCCGCCGAAACAGCGCTCCATGTGGGGCGACGTGTGGCGCAGTTACCGCCGCCATCCCGGCGCGATGGCCGGCACGGCGGTGTTCCTGCTCATCCTGCTGGCGGTGATCTTCGGGCCCTACATCCACACCGTGGACCCCGGCAAGCTCGACATCCGGGCGAAGAACATCACCATGTCCGCCGCCCACCCGATGGGCACCGACAATCTGGGCCGCGACATGCTTGCCCAGGTGCTGGCCGGCGGGCGCACCTCGCTCGCGGTGGGCATCGCGGCGATGCTGCTGTCGATCTTCGTGGGGGCGCTGGTGGGCATCCTCTCCGGCTTCTTCCGCCGGCTGGACGGCTCGCTGATGCGCCTCACAGACCTGTTCCTCGCCCTGCCGCTGCTGCCGCTGCTGCTGGTGATCATCATGCTGTTTCGCGACACGCTGCGCGCGCTGATCGGGCCGGAATCGGGCATCTTCCTGCTCATCGTGTTCATCATCGGCATCACCTCGTGGATGAACACCGCCCGCATCGTGCGCGGTGAGGTGCTGACGCTGAAGGAGCGGGAGTTCGTGCTGGCCGCCCGCTCCATCGGCACACGCAACTACCGCATCCTGCTGCGCCACATCCTGCCCAACGTGCTCTCACCCATCATGGTCTCGGCCACGCTGGGCATCGCGAACGCGATCATCACCGAAAGCGCGCTCTCCTTCCTCGGGCTGGGCTTCCCCTCGGACTTCCCCACCTGGGGGCGGCTGCTGTTCGACGGCGCGAATTTCATGACCCTCACCCCCTCACGGGTGATCTGGCCGGGGCTCGCGATCTCGCTTACGGTGCTGTCGGTGAACTTCATGGGCGACGGGCTGCGCGACGCGCTGGACCCCCGCAGCCGCGGACGCTGA
- a CDS encoding ABC transporter ATP-binding protein → MPAGATSIPVLEVTNLSTVFATQDGAVHAVNDVSFQLRPGELLGVVGESGSGKSVTMMSLLKLLPMPPARIASGSVKLDGRDILSLSAEELRAVRGGKIGFVFQDPMTSLNPVFTVGYQLMEPLRAHMGLGKAAARQRAAELLGLVGIPSPEKRLDDYPHQFSGGMRQRVMIAIALACDPQVLIADEPTTALDVTIQAQIIDLVKDLRETLGMAIVWVTHDLGVVAGIADRVMVMYGGQVVEQSGVNALFEDPRHPYTRALLETLPDMDGGRSERLHSIPGQPPVLRDVPSACPFAPRCAHAFDRCHAENPKLVDVGETHLVACWWDTARAGAAREEGLHA, encoded by the coding sequence ATGCCAGCAGGCGCGACCTCAATTCCAGTGCTCGAGGTGACCAATCTCAGCACCGTATTCGCAACCCAGGATGGCGCGGTTCATGCTGTAAACGACGTCAGTTTCCAATTGCGGCCGGGAGAACTTCTCGGCGTGGTCGGCGAGAGCGGCTCGGGAAAGAGCGTGACCATGATGTCGCTGCTCAAGCTGCTGCCCATGCCCCCGGCACGCATCGCCTCCGGCAGCGTGAAGCTCGACGGCCGGGACATCCTCTCCCTCTCCGCGGAGGAGTTGCGCGCGGTGCGCGGCGGCAAGATCGGCTTCGTGTTCCAGGACCCGATGACCTCGCTCAACCCTGTGTTCACCGTGGGGTACCAGCTCATGGAACCGCTGCGCGCCCACATGGGGCTGGGCAAGGCGGCGGCGCGGCAGCGTGCGGCGGAGCTGCTCGGCCTGGTGGGCATTCCCTCGCCGGAGAAGCGGCTGGACGATTATCCGCACCAGTTCTCCGGCGGCATGCGCCAGCGGGTGATGATCGCCATCGCCCTGGCCTGCGACCCCCAGGTGCTGATCGCCGACGAGCCCACCACGGCGCTCGACGTGACCATCCAGGCCCAGATCATCGACCTGGTGAAGGACCTGCGCGAGACCCTCGGCATGGCCATCGTCTGGGTGACGCATGACCTCGGCGTGGTTGCCGGCATCGCCGACCGGGTGATGGTGATGTATGGCGGGCAGGTGGTCGAGCAATCCGGCGTGAACGCCCTGTTCGAGGACCCGCGCCACCCCTACACCCGCGCCCTCCTCGAAACTCTGCCGGACATGGACGGCGGCCGCTCCGAGCGGCTGCACTCCATTCCCGGCCAGCCGCCGGTGCTGCGCGACGTACCCTCGGCCTGCCCTTTCGCGCCGCGCTGCGCGCATGCCTTCGACAGGTGCCATGCGGAGAACCCGAAGCTGGTGGACGTGGGCGAGACCCACCTCGTCGCCTGCTGGTGGGACACGGCGCGGGCGGGCGCTGCGCGCGAGGAGGGGCTCCATGCTTGA
- a CDS encoding acetylornithine deacetylase/succinyl-diaminopimelate desuccinylase family protein: MERLLAAIDARRDDLISLTQDLIRIPTVNPPGENYRDICDYLARRLGPRFEISLLHAEGTPGDSPRYPRWNILARREGARPGQCVHFNSHTDVVEAGRGWTHDPFGGALVGGRIYGRGTCDMKGGLAASIIAAEAFIDTFPDHDGAIEISGTVDEESGGYGGVAWMAERGYFSPGRVQHVIIPEPLHKDRVCLGHRGVWWAEIETKGRIAHGSMPFLGTCALRHMGAVMGEIEHRLIPALSNKTTAMPVVPEAARQSTLNINSVHGGQPEPEPGSTGLPSPCVPDSARMIIDRRFIIEESLDEVKAEITDLLERVAHSREDFRYSVRDLFEVLPSMTEADSPVSTALTKAIGTVLGRAPEYVASPGTYDQKHIDRIGRLKNCVAYGPGLLELAHQPDEYVEVDDMLDSAKVMALALHDLLNGPA; the protein is encoded by the coding sequence ATGGAACGACTTCTTGCCGCCATCGACGCGCGGCGCGACGACCTGATCTCCCTCACGCAGGACCTGATCCGCATCCCCACCGTGAACCCGCCGGGGGAAAACTACCGCGACATCTGCGACTATCTCGCCCGCCGCCTCGGCCCGCGCTTCGAGATCAGCCTGCTCCACGCCGAGGGCACGCCGGGAGACAGCCCCCGCTACCCGCGCTGGAACATCCTCGCCCGCCGCGAGGGCGCGCGCCCCGGGCAATGCGTGCACTTCAACTCCCACACCGACGTGGTGGAGGCCGGCCGGGGCTGGACGCATGACCCCTTCGGCGGCGCGCTGGTGGGCGGGCGCATCTACGGCCGCGGCACCTGCGACATGAAGGGCGGGCTCGCCGCCTCCATTATCGCCGCCGAGGCCTTCATCGACACCTTCCCCGACCATGACGGCGCCATCGAGATCTCCGGCACGGTCGACGAGGAATCGGGCGGTTACGGCGGCGTGGCCTGGATGGCCGAGCGGGGGTATTTCAGCCCCGGGCGCGTGCAGCACGTCATCATCCCCGAGCCGCTGCACAAGGACCGGGTGTGCCTGGGCCACCGCGGCGTGTGGTGGGCCGAGATCGAGACGAAGGGGCGCATCGCCCACGGCTCGATGCCCTTCCTCGGCACCTGCGCGCTGCGCCACATGGGTGCCGTGATGGGCGAGATCGAGCACCGGCTGATCCCCGCGCTGTCCAACAAGACCACCGCCATGCCCGTGGTGCCGGAGGCGGCGCGCCAGTCCACCCTCAACATCAACTCGGTGCATGGCGGCCAGCCGGAGCCGGAGCCCGGCTCCACCGGCCTGCCCAGCCCTTGCGTGCCCGACAGCGCGCGCATGATCATCGACCGCCGCTTCATCATCGAGGAGAGCCTCGACGAGGTGAAGGCCGAGATCACCGACCTGCTGGAGCGCGTGGCCCATTCCCGCGAGGATTTCCGCTACTCCGTGCGCGACCTCTTCGAGGTGCTGCCCAGCATGACGGAGGCCGATTCCCCCGTCTCCACCGCGCTCACGAAGGCGATCGGCACCGTTCTGGGCCGGGCGCCGGAATATGTCGCCTCCCCCGGCACCTATGACCAGAAGCACATCGACCGCATCGGGCGGCTGAAGAATTGTGTGGCATACGGGCCCGGTTTGCTGGAACTTGCGCACCAGCCGGACGAATACGTGGAGGTGGACGACATGCTCGACTCGGCCAAGGTGATGGCCCTCGCCCTCCACGATCTGCTGAACGGACCCGCCTGA
- a CDS encoding pirin family protein, translated as MSWNPALDPDIPLGDAVDSIETVIVPRARDIGDFEVRRALPAPARQMVGPFIFFDQVGPVEFLRGEGMDVRPHPHIGLGTVTYLWQGSMYHRDSLGSGIEITPGAVNWMVAGHGITHSERTTPEQRSLDRRPLFGIQTWVALPEAQEDAAPLFEHHGRTALPFLEGEGKEVRLMLGHAWGERAPAQVWSELFYADAKLAPHAAIPLPDDHEDRGVYVATGSVEVAGVPHDAGRMLVFRPGDRISLRAGPQGARLMMLGGATLSGPRYIWWNFVASSRERITAAKEAWRAGDWAHGRFRLPPDDAEEFVPLPKPQRIRPG; from the coding sequence ATGAGCTGGAACCCCGCCCTCGACCCCGACATCCCCCTCGGCGACGCCGTGGACAGCATCGAGACCGTCATCGTCCCCCGCGCGCGGGACATCGGCGATTTCGAGGTGCGCCGCGCCCTGCCCGCGCCGGCGCGGCAGATGGTCGGGCCATTCATCTTCTTCGATCAGGTGGGCCCGGTGGAGTTCCTGCGTGGCGAGGGCATGGACGTGCGCCCGCACCCGCATATCGGCCTGGGCACCGTCACCTATCTCTGGCAGGGCTCCATGTACCACCGCGACAGCCTGGGCTCCGGCATCGAGATCACCCCCGGGGCGGTGAACTGGATGGTTGCCGGCCACGGCATCACCCATTCCGAGCGCACCACCCCCGAACAGCGCAGCCTGGACAGGCGGCCGCTCTTCGGCATCCAGACCTGGGTGGCCCTGCCCGAGGCGCAGGAGGACGCGGCCCCCCTGTTCGAACACCACGGCCGCACCGCGCTGCCCTTCCTGGAGGGCGAGGGCAAGGAGGTCCGGCTGATGCTCGGCCACGCCTGGGGCGAGCGGGCGCCCGCGCAGGTGTGGAGCGAGCTGTTCTACGCCGATGCGAAGCTGGCCCCGCACGCCGCCATCCCGCTGCCCGATGACCACGAGGACCGCGGAGTCTATGTCGCGACCGGCAGTGTCGAGGTTGCCGGGGTGCCCCATGACGCCGGGCGCATGCTGGTGTTCCGCCCCGGCGACCGGATCTCGCTGCGCGCCGGGCCGCAGGGCGCGCGGCTGATGATGCTCGGCGGCGCCACCCTCTCCGGGCCGCGCTACATCTGGTGGAACTTCGTCGCCTCCTCGCGTGAGCGGATCACCGCGGCGAAGGAGGCCTGGCGGGCCGGAGATTGGGCCCACGGGCGCTTCCGCCTGCCCCCGGACGACGCCGAGGAATTCGTGCCCCTGCCCAAGCCGCAGCGCATCCGCCCCGGCTGA
- a CDS encoding GntR family transcriptional regulator — translation MAEPRPPVPETSGPAHERVYRVLRNRIMWGEMAPGQPLTLRGVAEELGVSMTPSREAVRRLAAEGALSLSSSGRISTPELSNDRLEELASIRALLEPELASRALPRAHMALIDRLDTINHTIDQMIVKNDATGYVRSNLEFHRTLYLRAQAPAMLALTESVWLQVGPTMRRLYAQRQRSDASANHLKILAALRAGDDPGLRLAVRADVTRGLRMLAT, via the coding sequence ATGGCAGAGCCCCGCCCCCCTGTTCCCGAGACCTCGGGCCCGGCCCATGAGCGCGTCTACCGCGTGCTGCGCAACCGGATCATGTGGGGGGAAATGGCCCCCGGCCAGCCGCTCACCCTGCGCGGCGTGGCCGAGGAACTGGGCGTGTCGATGACCCCCTCGCGTGAGGCGGTGCGACGGCTGGCGGCGGAGGGCGCGCTGTCGCTCTCCTCCTCGGGCCGGATCTCCACGCCCGAGCTTTCCAACGACCGGCTGGAGGAGCTTGCCTCCATCCGCGCGCTGCTGGAGCCGGAGCTGGCCTCGCGCGCCCTGCCGCGCGCCCACATGGCGCTGATCGACCGGCTCGACACGATCAACCACACCATCGACCAGATGATCGTGAAGAACGACGCCACCGGCTACGTGCGCAGCAATTTGGAGTTCCACCGCACGCTCTATCTGCGCGCCCAGGCCCCGGCGATGCTGGCGCTCACGGAGAGCGTCTGGCTGCAGGTGGGCCCGACCATGCGCCGCCTCTACGCCCAGCGCCAGCGGTCCGACGCCTCCGCCAACCATCTCAAGATCCTCGCCGCCCTGCGCGCGGGCGACGACCCGGGCCTGCGCCTCGCCGTCCGCGCCGATGTGACCCGCGGCCTGCGCATGCTGGCCACCTGA
- a CDS encoding ABC transporter permease, which produces MLTFTIRRLLLAIPTLLAISFIIFAILDLSPGDPTSQIPLTVPAEVREHIRASLGLDQPFIVRYLLWLKQFFINEPLNILEEWTGYTFGDGDRLRISSWATRSPVVDLIVERLPQTLWVVGMSYVIGALIAIPIGVISAYRQYSWFDQLGTFISMIGFSVPTFFTGLLLIVVFAVNLQWLPSIYDTTLRVTDWSSFVAQIKQMIMPTMVLALYNASQISRFMRASMLDNLNQDYVRTARAKGMKEKTVVLVHVLRNSLIPVVTVIALGVPQVFGGAIITEQIFKVNGLGQLLIIGIQGADIPLVQTLTFIFAVLIVLFNLVADILYGVLDPRIRYD; this is translated from the coding sequence ATGCTGACTTTCACCATCCGCCGGCTCTTGCTGGCGATCCCCACGCTGCTGGCGATCAGCTTCATCATCTTCGCCATCCTGGACCTGTCGCCGGGCGACCCGACGTCGCAGATCCCGCTCACGGTGCCGGCGGAAGTGCGCGAACACATCCGCGCCTCGCTCGGCCTCGACCAGCCCTTCATCGTGCGCTACCTGCTGTGGCTGAAGCAGTTCTTCATCAACGAGCCGCTCAACATCCTGGAGGAGTGGACCGGCTACACCTTCGGTGACGGCGACCGGCTGCGCATCTCCTCCTGGGCCACCCGCTCGCCGGTGGTGGACCTGATCGTGGAGCGCCTGCCGCAGACCCTCTGGGTGGTCGGCATGTCCTACGTGATCGGCGCGCTGATCGCGATCCCCATCGGGGTGATCTCGGCCTACAGGCAGTATTCCTGGTTCGACCAGCTGGGCACCTTCATCTCGATGATCGGCTTCTCGGTGCCCACCTTCTTCACCGGGCTGTTGCTGATCGTGGTCTTCGCGGTGAACCTGCAGTGGCTGCCCTCGATCTACGACACCACGCTCAGGGTGACCGACTGGTCCAGCTTCGTCGCCCAGATCAAGCAGATGATCATGCCCACCATGGTGCTCGCGCTCTACAACGCCAGCCAGATCAGCCGCTTCATGCGCGCCTCCATGCTCGACAACCTCAACCAGGACTACGTGCGCACCGCCCGCGCCAAGGGCATGAAGGAAAAGACCGTGGTGCTGGTGCACGTGCTGCGCAACTCGCTCATCCCGGTGGTCACCGTCATCGCGCTCGGCGTGCCGCAGGTGTTCGGCGGCGCGATCATCACGGAGCAGATCTTCAAGGTGAACGGGCTGGGGCAGCTCCTCATCATCGGCATCCAGGGCGCCGACATCCCGCTGGTGCAGACCCTCACCTTCATCTTCGCAGTGCTGATCGTGCTGTTCAACCTCGTCGCGGACATTCTCTACGGCGTGCTCGACCCGAGGATCCGCTATGACTGA
- the speB gene encoding agmatinase, translating to MSDFRRDYAFTAPDARATTHDEYMYAGALSFCRRKYATSLEGADVAVMGVPFDTAVTNRPGTRFGPRAVRAASTNLAWARAWPSAFDPFERLSVVDYGDIWCDHGHPEQVPHDIEAAIAAVLAQGVKTLLIGGDHFTTYPALKAHAAKHGPLALIHFDAHTDTWSDGDGPKRIDHGTMFWHAVHEGLIDPAHSIQVGIRTTNDDPLGILIRDAAEVHETPLSETVAAIRNRVGDAPCYLTFDIDCLDPAFAPGTGTPVVGGLSTHQAMTLLRGLAGLDIRGADVVEVSPAYDVGEITALAGATVALQMLCLYAECPA from the coding sequence ATGTCAGATTTTCGCCGCGACTACGCCTTCACCGCGCCCGACGCCCGGGCAACCACCCATGACGAATACATGTATGCCGGCGCACTCTCCTTCTGCCGCCGCAAGTATGCCACCTCGCTGGAAGGGGCGGACGTGGCGGTGATGGGCGTGCCCTTCGACACTGCCGTCACCAACCGGCCGGGCACCCGCTTCGGCCCCCGCGCCGTGCGCGCCGCCTCCACCAACCTCGCCTGGGCACGGGCCTGGCCCTCGGCCTTCGACCCGTTCGAGCGGCTCTCGGTAGTCGATTACGGCGACATCTGGTGCGACCACGGCCACCCGGAGCAGGTGCCGCACGACATTGAGGCAGCCATTGCCGCGGTGCTCGCGCAAGGGGTGAAGACGCTGCTCATCGGGGGCGACCACTTCACCACCTACCCGGCGCTGAAGGCGCATGCCGCCAAGCACGGCCCCCTGGCGCTGATCCATTTCGATGCCCATACCGACACCTGGTCGGACGGCGACGGGCCGAAGCGCATCGACCATGGCACGATGTTCTGGCACGCGGTGCACGAGGGGCTGATCGACCCGGCGCACTCCATCCAGGTGGGCATCCGCACCACGAATGACGACCCGCTGGGCATCCTCATCCGCGACGCGGCCGAGGTGCACGAGACCCCGCTCTCCGAAACCGTCGCCGCCATCCGGAACCGGGTGGGCGACGCGCCCTGCTACCTCACCTTCGACATCGACTGCCTCGACCCCGCCTTCGCGCCGGGCACCGGCACGCCGGTGGTGGGCGGCCTCTCCACCCATCAGGCGATGACCCTGCTGCGCGGGCTCGCCGGCCTCGACATCCGCGGCGCGGACGTGGTGGAGGTCTCCCCCGCCTATGACGTGGGCGAGATCACCGCGCTGGCCGGGGCGACGGTGGCGCTGCAGATGCTCTGCCTCTACGCGGAGTGCCCGGCATGA
- a CDS encoding peptide ABC transporter substrate-binding protein, which translates to MIHFRKPKLARHLMLASAAALGLSATGAMAERGADGQLNILYWQAVSVLNPFLSGGTKDVEGSSLVLEPLARYDETGTMVPWLVDEIPTVENGGVSEDLTTITWKIKDGIKWSDGSPFTAEDVAFTAAYCMDETGGCQQAAQFADVASVEAVDPLTVKITFSVAKPFPYGPFVGAQSPVLQKAQFQDCMGAKAPTCTDANFHPIGTGPFRVTDFKANDVVVFEANPEFRDPEKPAFSTVVFKGGGDAASAARSVLETGEFDYAWNLQVEPEILSQMEAAGKGELVSAFGTSVERFEVNMTNPDPALGDKRSTIEGGPHPFLTDPRVTKALSLAIDREILVEAGYGAAGEVTCNLVPAPAAYASTANDWCKTQDVDAANALLDEAGWVPGSDGVREKDGVRLSLLYQTSTNSVRQGTQALIKQMWEAIGVETELRNIDASVFFGGDPASPDTFQKLYADVEMFTNNFDGTDPQSYLANWRCEEIPSPANNWLGGNNPRFCSEEYDALVKELAGTAGLEKRAEISKKLNDMLVEAGAIIPLIHRGGVSAHAKTLGGVVMNEWDSELWNIADWHRVQ; encoded by the coding sequence ATGATTCATTTCAGGAAGCCGAAGCTGGCGAGGCATCTCATGCTCGCCTCGGCAGCGGCTCTCGGCCTCAGCGCCACCGGCGCGATGGCCGAGCGCGGCGCCGACGGCCAGCTGAACATTCTCTACTGGCAGGCGGTTTCGGTGCTGAACCCGTTCCTGTCCGGCGGCACGAAGGACGTGGAGGGCTCCAGCCTCGTGCTCGAGCCCCTCGCGCGCTACGACGAGACCGGCACCATGGTGCCCTGGCTGGTCGACGAGATCCCGACGGTGGAGAACGGCGGCGTGTCCGAGGATCTGACCACCATCACGTGGAAGATCAAGGACGGCATCAAGTGGTCCGACGGCTCGCCCTTCACCGCCGAGGACGTGGCCTTCACCGCGGCCTACTGCATGGACGAGACCGGCGGCTGCCAGCAGGCCGCCCAGTTCGCCGACGTGGCGAGCGTGGAGGCGGTGGACCCGCTCACGGTGAAGATCACCTTCTCGGTGGCCAAGCCCTTCCCCTACGGCCCCTTCGTGGGCGCGCAGTCTCCCGTGCTGCAGAAGGCGCAGTTCCAGGACTGCATGGGCGCCAAGGCCCCCACCTGCACGGATGCGAACTTCCACCCCATCGGCACCGGCCCGTTCCGGGTGACGGACTTCAAGGCCAATGACGTGGTGGTGTTCGAGGCCAACCCCGAGTTCCGCGACCCGGAGAAGCCGGCCTTCTCCACCGTGGTGTTCAAGGGCGGCGGGGACGCGGCCTCCGCCGCGCGCTCCGTGCTGGAGACCGGCGAGTTCGACTACGCCTGGAACCTGCAGGTGGAACCCGAGATCCTCAGCCAGATGGAAGCCGCCGGCAAGGGTGAGCTGGTCTCGGCCTTCGGCACCTCGGTGGAGCGTTTCGAGGTCAACATGACCAACCCCGATCCGGCGCTCGGCGACAAGCGCTCGACCATCGAGGGCGGCCCGCACCCGTTCCTGACCGACCCGCGCGTGACCAAGGCGCTGTCGCTGGCCATCGACCGCGAGATCCTGGTGGAAGCCGGCTACGGCGCGGCCGGCGAGGTGACCTGCAACCTGGTGCCCGCCCCCGCCGCCTATGCCTCCACCGCCAACGACTGGTGCAAGACCCAGGACGTGGACGCGGCCAACGCCCTGCTGGACGAGGCCGGCTGGGTTCCCGGCTCCGACGGCGTGCGCGAGAAGGACGGCGTCCGCCTCTCGCTGCTCTACCAGACCTCCACCAACTCGGTCCGACAGGGCACCCAGGCGCTGATCAAGCAGATGTGGGAAGCCATCGGCGTGGAGACCGAGCTGCGCAACATCGACGCCTCGGTGTTCTTCGGCGGCGACCCGGCCTCGCCCGACACGTTCCAGAAGCTCTATGCCGACGTGGAGATGTTCACCAACAACTTCGACGGCACCGACCCGCAGAGCTATCTCGCCAACTGGCGCTGCGAGGAAATCCCGAGCCCGGCGAACAACTGGCTCGGCGGCAACAACCCGCGCTTCTGCTCGGAAGAGTATGATGCGCTGGTCAAGGAACTGGCCGGCACGGCCGGGCTGGAGAAGCGCGCCGAGATCTCCAAGAAGCTCAACGACATGCTGGTCGAGGCGGGCGCCATCATCCCGCTCATCCACCGTGGCGGTGTCTCCGCGCATGCCAAGACGCTCGGCGGCGTCGTGATGAACGAATGGGACAGCGAGCTGTGGAACATCGCTGACTGGCACCGGGTTCAGTAA